From one Candidatus Delongbacteria bacterium genomic stretch:
- a CDS encoding DEAD/DEAH box helicase family protein, translating into MQNKILDNKQLGNVGDVLREGLKPKSKVSIISAYFTIYAYEALRKELSKIDSLRLLFSEPTFLEETKEIKREFSLISKEKNISGDMFEIKLKNELNQTQIAKECAKWIKEKVEIRAYDSIYSLPQKMFHVINNERSILIQGSSNFTSSGLGFVKSNSHEMNIYTEDEYSTNQMLNYFNDNWIDKDKVKDVKQAVLEKLEEVYKENTPEFIYYITLYNLFKDYLEDLNEEKIVKSKTGFKETIVWNKLYKFQKDGVLGSISKLEKYNGCIIADSVGLGKTFEALAVIKYYELRNSRVLVLCPKKLRDNWLMYRENDKRNILANDRFSYDVLNHTDLTRERGLSGSINLETINWGNYDLVVIDESHNFRNNNAREDKETRYSKLINHIIKAGIKTKVLMLSATPVNSKMNDLKNQVAFITEGNDSAFRDDNIKSIELTMRKAQEAFNRWSKLGGEAKTVASLIDMLNLEYFKLLDLITIARSRKHIEKYYDIKDIGKFPERKTPINIKSDIDLQFEYPPLKDVNKDIRKLNLSLYAPLRYVRIDKINDYNRKYDRKVKGGQSVFKQSDREESLIHLIRVNLLKRMESSINSFTKTVKKTIGKIDHLLKKIETQDDTFIQDLEIDDIDFDDSRFEDLIIGNKIKILLHDMDLTRWKQDLLEDRARLENLFNDANNITPKRDAKLEQLKKEISKKVNSPINDDNKKIVIFTAFADTAKYLYDNISDWAKSNLNLESALVTGSGENKTTNKIFRNDLNSILINFSPISKERNLLFPEITKEIDILIATDCISEGQNLQDGDYLINYDIHWNPVRIIQRFGRIDRLGSKNSCSQLVNFWPNLELDEYINLESRVSGRMVLLDISATGEENVIEEDSSMKDLDYRKKQLEQLQKSVLDLEDIKGGISLTDLTFNDFKMDLMEYLKTNQSYLNKAPMGMYAVAKSEIEEAKSGVIFCLKQVDENRLDISKNAFSPYFMIYINEEGEVYHSFVHSKKILDIYKKLCDKKDVVQEESVSLFNQETNECSDMSYYTYLLEEAVKNIIGKEEEKGVESLFSRGGTTLDVDRFKGLEDFELISFLVIK; encoded by the coding sequence AAAGAGAATTTAGTCTGATTAGTAAAGAAAAAAATATTTCTGGTGATATGTTTGAGATAAAACTAAAAAATGAGCTTAATCAAACTCAAATAGCCAAAGAGTGTGCAAAGTGGATAAAAGAAAAGGTCGAAATTAGAGCATACGATTCAATTTACTCTTTGCCACAAAAGATGTTTCATGTAATCAACAATGAGAGGAGTATACTTATCCAGGGTAGTTCAAATTTTACTTCAAGTGGATTAGGGTTTGTTAAGTCCAATTCCCATGAGATGAATATCTATACTGAAGACGAGTACTCAACTAATCAGATGCTTAACTATTTTAATGACAATTGGATTGATAAAGACAAAGTCAAAGATGTAAAACAAGCTGTACTTGAAAAATTGGAAGAAGTGTATAAGGAAAATACTCCGGAATTCATTTACTACATTACTCTATATAATCTCTTTAAAGATTACCTTGAAGATCTAAATGAAGAAAAAATAGTTAAAAGTAAAACTGGCTTTAAAGAAACAATTGTCTGGAATAAACTTTATAAGTTTCAAAAAGATGGTGTATTAGGTTCTATTTCAAAACTGGAAAAATATAATGGTTGTATTATTGCTGATAGTGTAGGTTTAGGTAAAACTTTCGAAGCATTAGCAGTTATCAAGTACTATGAACTTAGAAATAGTCGAGTTCTAGTTTTGTGCCCAAAAAAGCTTAGAGATAATTGGTTAATGTACAGAGAAAATGACAAGAGAAATATTTTAGCTAATGATAGATTTAGTTATGATGTATTAAACCATACAGATTTGACTAGAGAGAGAGGATTATCTGGTAGTATAAATCTGGAGACTATTAATTGGGGAAATTATGATTTAGTTGTAATTGACGAATCTCATAATTTTAGAAATAACAATGCAAGAGAAGATAAAGAAACAAGATACTCAAAATTGATAAATCATATTATCAAAGCAGGAATAAAAACTAAAGTGCTAATGCTTTCTGCTACGCCTGTTAATAGTAAGATGAATGACTTGAAAAATCAGGTAGCATTTATCACAGAAGGTAATGACTCAGCTTTCAGGGATGATAATATTAAAAGCATTGAGCTAACAATGAGAAAAGCTCAGGAAGCATTTAATCGATGGTCAAAACTTGGTGGAGAAGCGAAAACTGTTGCATCTCTTATAGATATGTTAAATTTGGAATATTTTAAACTACTTGATCTGATCACCATAGCTAGATCTAGAAAGCATATTGAAAAATATTATGACATCAAAGATATTGGAAAATTTCCTGAAAGAAAAACTCCTATAAATATAAAATCTGATATTGACTTACAATTTGAATATCCTCCACTAAAAGATGTTAACAAAGATATAAGAAAGCTTAATTTAAGTTTATATGCACCTCTAAGGTATGTCAGAATTGATAAAATTAATGACTATAATAGAAAATATGACAGAAAGGTAAAAGGAGGGCAAAGTGTTTTCAAGCAGAGTGACAGAGAAGAGAGTTTAATCCATTTAATCAGGGTTAATCTCTTAAAAAGAATGGAAAGCTCTATAAATTCTTTTACGAAAACTGTAAAAAAGACAATAGGAAAGATAGACCATTTACTAAAAAAAATTGAAACTCAAGACGATACCTTTATTCAAGATTTAGAGATTGATGATATCGATTTTGATGATAGCAGATTTGAAGATTTGATAATCGGTAATAAGATAAAGATATTGCTCCATGATATGGATTTAACAAGATGGAAACAGGATTTACTTGAAGACAGAGCAAGACTGGAAAACCTTTTTAACGATGCAAATAATATTACACCAAAAAGAGATGCTAAACTTGAGCAATTGAAGAAAGAGATCAGTAAAAAAGTAAACAGCCCTATTAATGATGATAATAAAAAAATTGTAATATTTACTGCTTTTGCCGATACCGCAAAATATCTTTATGATAATATTTCTGATTGGGCAAAATCTAATCTTAATCTTGAATCTGCTTTAGTAACAGGTTCTGGAGAAAACAAAACAACAAATAAAATATTCCGAAATGACCTAAACTCCATCTTGATCAACTTTTCTCCTATATCTAAAGAGAGAAATCTATTATTCCCTGAAATTACTAAAGAGATTGATATTCTAATTGCAACGGATTGTATTTCGGAAGGTCAAAACCTACAGGATGGTGATTATTTAATTAATTATGATATACATTGGAATCCAGTAAGAATAATTCAAAGATTTGGTAGAATAGATAGATTAGGATCTAAGAATAGTTGTAGTCAACTAGTGAATTTCTGGCCAAATTTAGAATTGGATGAATATATCAATTTAGAATCAAGAGTAAGTGGCAGAATGGTTCTTTTGGATATTTCCGCAACTGGTGAAGAAAATGTAATTGAAGAAGATTCTTCTATGAAAGATTTGGACTACAGAAAGAAACAGTTAGAACAGCTTCAAAAGAGTGTTTTAGATTTAGAAGATATTAAAGGAGGCATCTCTTTAACTGATTTAACCTTTAATGATTTTAAAATGGATTTGATGGAGTACCTAAAGACTAATCAGAGTTATCTGAACAAAGCTCCAATGGGAATGTACGCTGTTGCAAAATCTGAAATTGAAGAGGCTAAATCAGGAGTAATATTCTGCTTAAAACAGGTTGATGAAAACAGATTGGATATTAGTAAAAATGCTTTTAGCCCATACTTTATGATCTATATAAATGAAGAAGGAGAAGTATATCATAGTTTTGTTCATAGTAAGAAAATTCTGGATATCTATAAAAAGCTATGTGATAAAAAAGATGTAGTTCAGGAAGAATCAGTTAGCCTTTTTAATCAGGAAACTAATGAATGTAGCGATATGAGTTACTATACTTACCTTCTAGAAGAAGCTGTTAAAAATATAATTGGTAAAGAAGAGGAAAAAGGAGTTGAAAGTCTGTTTTCCCGAGGTGGTACTACTCTCGATGTAGATAGATTTAAAGGGCTAGAGGATTTTGAGTTAATTTCATTTTTAGTTATAAAGTAA